The genomic segment GCAATCATACCACGTCCGCGCGGAGGAGATTGGTTGGAAGAGGAGCTTCGCGCTTTGCGGCAAGATGGCCTTGATGTGGTCGTGTCACTGCTTGAAACGGATGAAGCGGCTGATTTGGGACTTGAAAAAGAAGGGGAATCCAGTCGAGCTGTCGGCCTGGAATTCATTTCGTTCCCCATCGTAGATCGCAGCATTCCTGCATCTGGCCCAGCTACGGCCAAATTGCTCGAAGAGTTGAGACGGCTATTGATTGCGGGAAAAAACGTTGGCATTCATTGTCGGCAGGGAATTGGCCGATCAGCATTGATCGCATCGGCGTTGCTGGTGCTTGATGGAATGTCGCCCGCGACTGCGTTTCAACAGGTCGGGAATGCTCGCGGTCTTACAGTTCCGGAAACCGAACAACAGAGCAATTGGGTGATTGCCTTGGCGAACGAATCTGCTAAGCGTGCGGCTTAGCAAGCCTGAGTCTCGGAGAAACTTTATGTCTCAACCTGAACTGAATCGGCGGCTCTCTTCAATGGATGCCAGCTTTCTGTACTTTGAAAAGAAGGAAACGCCGATGCACATCGGCAGCGTCAGTCTGTTTGACGGCGAAATCCCTTTTGAAGACTTCGTGGCGATGCTGGATGCGAAGATGCATTTGTTGCCGCGCTATCAGCAGATTGTTGTGCCCGATCCGTTTAACCTTGGCCATCCGACGTGGGAATCCGATCACAACTTCAACATCCGTAATCACATCTTCAGGCTGCAAATTGATGCGCCGGGCGGCGAAAAGGAATTGATTGATCTGGCCGGGCGAATCCTGACGCCGATGATGGAGCGACACAAACCGCTCTGGGACATTTATCTGGTGTACGGGTTGGAAGGCGGCAAGACGGCGATGATTTGCCGCGTGCATCATTGCATGGTGGATGGAGTGTCCGGCGTAGATTTGCTGAAAATCGTCTTGGATTTTTCCCCGACGCCTCAACCGATTCCGCCGAAGCCTGCCGCGAAACCGCGCGAACCGCAGCCTGATCCAACGCGGCGATTGTTCGATTCCATCCTGGGCGGCCTGCAGGAAGGCATGAACCGCTGGATGGAGTTTCAAAACGGATTGTTGAATTTGACGCAGGCGTTGACCGAACAAACTTCGCGCGAAGCGATGAAAAATATCAGCGGAGAAATTCCAAAGATCATGCGTCCCGCGGAGCGATTGCCCTTTAACGGCCCGCTGTCGGGCGAAAAGCGCATGGTTTGGAACACGTTTTCGTTTGCCGAAGCGCGCGCCATTCGCGGCGCCTTGAGCGGAACGGTCAACGATGTGGTGCTGACGGCGTTGTCCGGCGCGGTTTCTCGATACGTCGAAAGCCATGGCCAGTCGGTTGTTGGGCGCAACATTCGGTTTATGGTTCCGGTCAGTTTGCGGCAGGAAGACCAACACGGCGCGCTGGGCAATCTGGTTTCGCTGCTGCCGGTGGAAATTCCGCTGGATTTGAAAAATCCTGTCGAACGGTTTCGCTACGTAAATCAAAAGACGATGGCGATGAAAGGCGGGCGCGTTGCGGAAGGCTTGAATCTGTTTTCGGCGTTGATGGGCATTCTGCCTGCGCCGATGCAGGCATTGGTCGGAGCGCTTTCTACATCGAACCTGCCGGTTCCGCCCGCGGTGAATATGATTTCGACCAATGTGCCGGGGCCACAAGTTCCACTGTACGCGATGGGACATCGGATGATTGCGTATTATCCGTATGTGCCGGTCGGATATGCGGTCGGATGCGGCTGCGCGATTATGAGCTACGACCAGCATTTGTATTTTGGTTTGACGGCGGATATGAAAGCCATGCCCGATGTTGAACGATTGCGAGACCAGTTGTACGAATCGTTCTATGAATTGCGAACGGCTGCCGGTGTCGAAGAAATCAGGCCCCAACCGGTAAAAGCCAAAGCCGCAAAAGGTAAACGCGGCTAAATTAAAACGTTTTCCACCGCCAGTTACCGAAGGTGAATTATGTCTGGATATTCCTCATCAGTGTTGCTTCATAAAGAAATGCGGAAATCGAACCGCCCGATTTGGATGGAAAGTTTTGTCGGATTGGATTGGATGGCACTGCATGCCGCGCCAGTCTATTACGGTTTGGGCGTTCCTCGCGGCAATGGTTCGGCGGTGATCGTTGTTCCGGGCTTTCTAGGGACAGATCATTATTTGTGGGAAATGAATCTGTGGCTGCGACGCATTGGTTACAAGGCGTATATGTCCGGCATTGGCTGGAACGCGGACTGTTTGAACACGCTGGTAGAGCGATTGGCCGCGACGATTGAGAAGGCATTTGACGAAACCAGCGGTAAAGTTCATCTGATTGGCCACAGTCTGGGTGGCATTCTGGCTCGTTCCGCAGCCGTACGTTGGCCGGAAAAGGTCGCGTCAGTCGTCGCTCTCGGCTCGCCGTTTCGCGGAGTTTGTTCGCACCCGATTGTGCTGGAAATGGCGGATCGGGTGCGTGAACGCGCCAAAATCAAACATCGTCAGGAAACACATCCGGGTTGCTTCACCACGGTTTGCAACTGCGATTCGGTCGCAGCGCTCCATCTGGATCTGCCGACTTCTGTGCCTAACCTGGCCGTTTACACTAAGATGGACGGAGTTGTGGATTGGCGATACTGCATCAACGACGATCCAGCCACCAATGTCGAAGTGCAAGGAACCCACGTTGGTTTGGCGTTCAATCATCAGGTCTACAGAATTCTCGCCGACCAGTTGCACCTAACCACTCATTGATTGGCGCTTAAATTTGTCTTCAGGTTCTTAAGTTTTAGGTTGTACCGGCCTTTGCTGGAGAATTAATGTTGGATTTTGCTCGTTGGAGGCGTCGGATGATTGCCTACGGCTGGTTAATTCGGTAAAGTACGCAAACCTCCGTGCGGTGGCGCACCTCATATCAGCGCTGCTGAACCTCACAACCAATGTGCCCCAGCTTGGTTTCTTGACATGCTTAACAGAGCCATAGGCAATTATCGTATCGTGGGCGAAATCGCCAAAGGGGGAATGGGAACTGTTTATCGTGCTCACCATTTGCATCTGCCGCGTGAAGTCGTAATCAAATCCATTCAACTCGATTCCTACTCAGAATCCGCTCAGGACGTACTCAAGGCCAGATTTCGCCGCGAAGCCTTCATTCAATCCCAGCTTGACCATCCCAACATTGTTCGTGTGCTGGAATTTTTCCGGGCCAGAGACAATTACTATCTGGTGATGGAATACGTTTCCGGTGTCAGTTTGCGCGAATTGCTGGACAAACAAGGGATTCCTGCGCCGAAACAGGCGCTGTATTTGTTCAAACAAGTTCTGTCCGCGTTGAGTTATGCCCACACGTTCAGCTACCTGGACGAAGAGGGAAATCGCCAGCGCGGAATCATTCATCGTGACATCAATCCATCGAATCTGCTGCTGGATCATCAGGGGCGCGTCAAAATTACGGACTTCGGAACAGTCAAAACTTCCGGGGCGGCGCGACTCACCCAATTGGGTTTTCATCCTGGAACCCTGGAATACATGTCTCCGGAGCAGGTGCGCGGAATCGAAATAGATGCGCGTTCGGACATTTACAGCGCCGGGGTGACGCTGTACGAAATGCTGACTGGGCGATTGCCGTTTCCGCTCACGCACGAAGGGGCCGATTGGGAAGTTCGCAAAGGCCACGTGGAACAGGCTCCGCCTTCGATCACAAAACTCAAACCCGAAGTGTCGTCGGAATTGGCGGCAATTGTTCGCCGCGCGTTGGAAAAATCCCCTGCCGATCGGTATCAAACGGCAGCAGAGTTTATGGCGGCAATCAAAGCGTTAAAGCCCGCCGCAGTCGAATGCAAAAAGAAAGTGCGCGGGTACGACCGCAAATTTGATGGGACAAAATCCATTGTGGTCAAAACCATCATCAAACCCGATCCGGTTTTGTTTCAACAGCGCGTTGCCAACATCTTTGAATTCGGCGACGCTGTGACAATTCCGGTTTCGCCTTTTATGCCCAGGCTCTCGACGATAAGTCAAAACGAGGCGGTCATAGAGCGTTCCTCACAAGT from the Acidobacteriota bacterium genome contains:
- a CDS encoding dual specificity protein phosphatase family protein is translated as MKATIYWIGNQWLGKLAIIPRPRGGDWLEEELRALRQDGLDVVVSLLETDEAADLGLEKEGESSRAVGLEFISFPIVDRSIPASGPATAKLLEELRRLLIAGKNVGIHCRQGIGRSALIASALLVLDGMSPATAFQQVGNARGLTVPETEQQSNWVIALANESAKRAA
- a CDS encoding wax ester/triacylglycerol synthase family O-acyltransferase yields the protein MSQPELNRRLSSMDASFLYFEKKETPMHIGSVSLFDGEIPFEDFVAMLDAKMHLLPRYQQIVVPDPFNLGHPTWESDHNFNIRNHIFRLQIDAPGGEKELIDLAGRILTPMMERHKPLWDIYLVYGLEGGKTAMICRVHHCMVDGVSGVDLLKIVLDFSPTPQPIPPKPAAKPREPQPDPTRRLFDSILGGLQEGMNRWMEFQNGLLNLTQALTEQTSREAMKNISGEIPKIMRPAERLPFNGPLSGEKRMVWNTFSFAEARAIRGALSGTVNDVVLTALSGAVSRYVESHGQSVVGRNIRFMVPVSLRQEDQHGALGNLVSLLPVEIPLDLKNPVERFRYVNQKTMAMKGGRVAEGLNLFSALMGILPAPMQALVGALSTSNLPVPPAVNMISTNVPGPQVPLYAMGHRMIAYYPYVPVGYAVGCGCAIMSYDQHLYFGLTADMKAMPDVERLRDQLYESFYELRTAAGVEEIRPQPVKAKAAKGKRG
- a CDS encoding alpha/beta fold hydrolase, with translation MSGYSSSVLLHKEMRKSNRPIWMESFVGLDWMALHAAPVYYGLGVPRGNGSAVIVVPGFLGTDHYLWEMNLWLRRIGYKAYMSGIGWNADCLNTLVERLAATIEKAFDETSGKVHLIGHSLGGILARSAAVRWPEKVASVVALGSPFRGVCSHPIVLEMADRVRERAKIKHRQETHPGCFTTVCNCDSVAALHLDLPTSVPNLAVYTKMDGVVDWRYCINDDPATNVEVQGTHVGLAFNHQVYRILADQLHLTTH
- a CDS encoding serine/threonine protein kinase gives rise to the protein MLNRAIGNYRIVGEIAKGGMGTVYRAHHLHLPREVVIKSIQLDSYSESAQDVLKARFRREAFIQSQLDHPNIVRVLEFFRARDNYYLVMEYVSGVSLRELLDKQGIPAPKQALYLFKQVLSALSYAHTFSYLDEEGNRQRGIIHRDINPSNLLLDHQGRVKITDFGTVKTSGAARLTQLGFHPGTLEYMSPEQVRGIEIDARSDIYSAGVTLYEMLTGRLPFPLTHEGADWEVRKGHVEQAPPSITKLKPEVSSELAAIVRRALEKSPADRYQTAAEFMAAIKALKPAAVECKKKVRGYDRKFDGTKSIVVKTIIKPDPVLFQQRVANIFEFGDAVTIPVSPFMPRLSTISQNEAVIERSSQVSVTRSAKASQTSDGLPKKLKELIAKYNPSRNPILQGALAILLAGAFVFFSTNNGKPALQSAMANMEKSSAEANSAHGVTTLNQAQELEKQENYGQAIPAYEQVLIETSKAEERDALRKKLVDLRTFQNLLGAGQIAEREDRVMAARRHYLGALEIRPNSEIAKKLLVALDQKQVQPQR